A section of the Saccharopolyspora gregorii genome encodes:
- a CDS encoding MarR family winged helix-turn-helix transcriptional regulator, with amino-acid sequence MTDAQHPRAAAGTELPEPGPPSEPDGTTCDAIDTVEFQTAVLMRNLEMLCRRGELHQEVDRAGYLLLRTLIARGPSDIGGLAAALGLDPSTTGRQVLAAERAGHLTRSPDGADRRRSVLAITGSGAAAVRAVCERRRERTAALLSGWSEQDLRLLSEMVSRYNRAIAEEFLETDPPGGAS; translated from the coding sequence GTGACCGACGCGCAGCACCCCCGCGCCGCGGCCGGCACCGAGCTCCCCGAGCCGGGCCCACCGAGCGAACCGGACGGCACCACCTGCGACGCGATCGACACCGTCGAGTTCCAGACCGCGGTGCTGATGCGCAACCTGGAGATGCTGTGCCGCCGCGGCGAACTCCACCAGGAGGTGGACCGCGCCGGGTACCTGCTGCTGCGCACCTTGATCGCGCGCGGCCCGTCCGACATCGGCGGGCTCGCCGCCGCGCTCGGCCTGGACCCGTCCACGACCGGCAGGCAGGTGCTCGCCGCGGAACGCGCCGGGCACCTCACCCGCAGCCCCGACGGCGCCGACCGCCGCCGCAGCGTCCTGGCGATCACCGGTTCCGGTGCGGCGGCGGTGCGCGCGGTGTGCGAACGCCGCCGCGAACGCACCGCGGCCCTGCTCTCCGGCTGGAGCGAGCAGGACCTGCGGCTGCTGTCCGAGATGGTCAGCCGCTACAACCGGGCCATCGCCGAGGAATTCCTGGAAACCGACCCGCCCGGAGGGGCTTCGTGA
- a CDS encoding DUF3616 domain-containing protein has protein sequence MGTTRTAALRFHSDAVRAETHVNLSAVRADGHHLWVGGDETATVERFTRTDAPRPEYAEHVSFDLTEVLDLPGGADEEVDVEGLARRGPYLWVVGSHSAKRKKPKAHHSDAKAAKRLATVVPEPARRVLARVALSDGVPVRRTRDGARSAALGEPGLRELLADDPHLAAFLPIPGKDNGFDVEGIAVHGEPGTERVLLGLRGPVLRGWAVVLRLAPREEDGELVLRKVDGHRRYAKHFLDLDGLGVRDLCPHGDDLLVLAGPSMALSGPVRLYRWPGAARADLPEVVRRDELVRVADLPHGEGRDHAEGITVLPGGDLLVVHDSPAPARLPEPGTVLADVLAPD, from the coding sequence CGCTGCGCTTCCACTCCGACGCCGTGCGCGCGGAGACGCACGTCAACCTGTCCGCGGTCCGGGCCGACGGCCACCACCTGTGGGTCGGCGGCGACGAGACCGCCACGGTGGAGCGCTTCACCCGCACCGACGCACCGCGCCCCGAGTACGCCGAGCACGTCTCGTTCGACCTCACCGAGGTGCTGGACCTGCCCGGCGGCGCCGACGAGGAGGTCGACGTGGAGGGCCTGGCCCGCCGCGGCCCCTACCTGTGGGTCGTCGGTTCGCACAGCGCGAAGCGCAAGAAACCGAAGGCCCACCACTCGGACGCGAAGGCAGCCAAGCGCCTCGCCACCGTCGTACCGGAACCGGCTCGCCGTGTGCTGGCGCGGGTCGCGCTCTCCGACGGCGTCCCGGTGCGCCGCACCCGCGACGGGGCGCGCAGCGCGGCGCTCGGCGAACCGGGCCTGCGCGAGCTGCTGGCCGACGACCCGCACCTGGCGGCGTTCCTGCCGATCCCCGGCAAGGACAACGGTTTCGACGTCGAGGGCATCGCGGTGCACGGCGAGCCGGGGACGGAGCGGGTGCTGCTGGGCCTGCGCGGCCCGGTGCTGCGCGGCTGGGCGGTGGTGCTGCGGCTGGCGCCCCGCGAGGAGGACGGCGAGCTGGTGCTGCGCAAGGTCGACGGGCACCGGCGCTACGCCAAGCACTTCCTGGACCTCGACGGCCTCGGCGTCCGCGACCTGTGCCCGCACGGCGACGACCTGCTGGTGCTCGCCGGGCCGTCGATGGCGCTGTCCGGCCCGGTGCGGCTGTACCGCTGGCCCGGCGCCGCCCGCGCCGACCTGCCGGAGGTCGTGCGCCGCGACGAACTGGTCCGGGTGGCCGACCTGCCGCACGGCGAAGGCCGCGACCACGCCGAGGGCATCACCGTGCTGCCCGGCGGCGACCTCCTCGTCGTCCACGACAGCCCCGCCCCGGCGCGCCTGCCCGAACCCGGCACCGTCCTCGCCGACGTCCTCGCCCCGGACTGA
- a CDS encoding IclR family transcriptional regulator, which produces MEPASESGGYVQSLARGLAVIRAFDETRPEMTLSDVARATDLSRAAARRFLHTLVQLGYVWTDGRRFALTPRVLELGFAYLSSMSLPEIAQPHLERLVSRVHESASVSVLDGDDIVYIARVPTSRIMTVSINIGTRFPAYATSMGRVLLANLPDERLDDFLARVRLDPLGPHTVGSAAELRAELARIREQGWSLVDQELEAGLRSIAAPIRDRADRVVAAANISSHASRTTAEQARENLLPPLLETTGAIGADLRSAPGSAATAR; this is translated from the coding sequence ATGGAACCGGCTTCGGAATCCGGCGGGTACGTGCAGTCGCTGGCGCGCGGCCTCGCGGTGATCCGCGCGTTCGACGAGACGCGGCCGGAGATGACGCTCAGCGACGTCGCGCGGGCCACCGACCTGTCCCGCGCCGCCGCCCGCCGGTTCCTGCACACCCTGGTGCAGCTGGGCTACGTGTGGACGGACGGCAGGCGGTTCGCGCTGACGCCGCGGGTGCTGGAGCTGGGCTTCGCCTACCTGTCCAGCATGTCGCTGCCGGAGATCGCTCAGCCGCACCTGGAACGCCTGGTGTCGCGGGTGCACGAATCGGCGTCGGTGTCGGTGCTCGACGGCGACGACATCGTCTACATCGCCCGGGTGCCCACCAGCCGCATCATGACCGTGTCGATCAACATCGGCACCCGGTTCCCCGCGTACGCGACCTCGATGGGCCGGGTGCTGCTGGCGAACCTGCCGGACGAGCGGCTGGACGACTTCCTCGCGCGGGTGCGGCTGGACCCGCTGGGCCCGCACACCGTGGGCAGCGCCGCGGAGCTGCGCGCCGAGCTGGCGCGGATCCGGGAGCAGGGCTGGTCGCTGGTGGACCAGGAGCTGGAGGCGGGGCTGCGGTCGATCGCCGCGCCGATCCGGGACCGCGCGGACCGGGTGGTGGCGGCGGCGAACATCTCCTCGCACGCCAGCCGCACCACGGCCGAACAGGCGCGGGAGAACCTGCTGCCGCCGCTGCTGGAGACGACCGGGGCGATCGGCGCGGACCTGCGCTCGGCGCCCGGTTCGGCGGCCACCGCGCGGTGA
- a CDS encoding LLM class flavin-dependent oxidoreductase, whose amino-acid sequence MTAPHVPLDVLDLVSVSEGSTIADAIASSMAAAELADELGYSRVWYAEHHNTPYLGATATALLIAQAADRTERIRVGSGGIMLPNHAPLQVAESFGTLAQLHPGRIDLGLGRAPGTDQLTAQLLSRSGADAQSFANSIYDLTGWFGDEGRGHSAPVTAGPATGTHVPLWVLGSTVNGASIAGQLGLPFAVASHFAPADLDEIVEVYRSAFSTEAPTAQLTEPRLMIGVNVLVAPSDEEAARLWTTVQRMFVNVRSGNRRALEAPVDPDAVDARERHFADAMLGINAVGSPETAVRRLEELVTRTGADELITVTYCHDPADRLRSLKLLAEAWF is encoded by the coding sequence GTGACCGCACCGCACGTTCCGCTCGACGTCCTCGACCTCGTCTCCGTCAGCGAGGGCTCCACCATCGCCGACGCGATCGCCTCCTCGATGGCGGCCGCCGAACTCGCCGACGAGCTCGGCTACTCGCGGGTGTGGTACGCCGAGCACCACAACACCCCGTACCTCGGCGCCACCGCGACCGCGCTGCTCATCGCGCAGGCCGCCGACCGCACCGAGCGGATCCGCGTCGGCTCCGGCGGCATCATGCTGCCCAACCACGCGCCGCTGCAGGTGGCGGAGTCGTTCGGCACCCTGGCCCAGTTGCACCCCGGGCGGATCGACCTCGGGCTGGGCCGCGCGCCCGGCACCGACCAGCTCACCGCCCAGCTGCTGAGCCGGTCCGGGGCGGACGCGCAGAGCTTCGCGAACTCGATCTACGACCTCACCGGCTGGTTCGGCGACGAAGGCCGCGGGCACAGCGCACCGGTCACCGCGGGGCCGGCGACCGGGACGCACGTCCCGCTGTGGGTGCTGGGATCCACGGTGAACGGCGCGTCCATCGCGGGGCAGCTGGGCCTGCCGTTCGCGGTCGCCTCGCACTTCGCGCCCGCCGACCTGGACGAGATCGTCGAGGTGTACCGCTCCGCGTTCTCCACCGAGGCACCGACCGCGCAGCTCACCGAGCCGCGCCTGATGATCGGCGTGAACGTCCTGGTCGCTCCTTCCGACGAGGAGGCGGCACGGCTGTGGACGACGGTGCAGCGCATGTTCGTCAACGTGCGCAGCGGAAACCGGCGCGCCCTCGAAGCACCGGTGGACCCCGACGCGGTCGACGCCCGGGAACGCCACTTCGCCGACGCGATGCTCGGCATCAACGCCGTCGGCTCCCCGGAGACCGCGGTGCGCCGGCTGGAGGAGCTGGTGACCCGCACCGGCGCCGACGAGCTCATCACCGTCACCTACTGCCACGACCCCGCCGACCGCCTCCGCTCCCTGAAGCTCCTCGCCGAAGCCTGGTTCTGA
- the pcaC gene encoding 4-carboxymuconolactone decarboxylase translates to MTDDTTRHAEGMAVRRAVLGDAHVDRAVAATTEFTAGFQDFITRYAWGELWAGDGVPRPTRSCLTLAILAATGCEEEFAMHVRAARRNGVSPEEIREVLMHVAIYAGVPKANRAFALARDVLAAEDG, encoded by the coding sequence ATGACCGACGACACGACCCGGCACGCCGAGGGCATGGCGGTGCGCCGCGCGGTGCTCGGCGACGCGCACGTGGACCGCGCCGTCGCGGCGACGACCGAGTTCACCGCCGGATTCCAGGACTTCATCACCCGCTACGCGTGGGGCGAGCTGTGGGCCGGGGACGGGGTGCCGCGCCCGACCCGCAGTTGCCTGACGCTGGCGATCCTCGCCGCGACCGGCTGCGAGGAGGAGTTCGCGATGCACGTGCGCGCCGCCCGCCGCAACGGCGTCAGCCCCGAGGAGATCCGCGAGGTGCTGATGCACGTCGCGATCTACGCCGGGGTGCCGAAGGCGAACCGCGCCTTCGCCCTCGCCCGGGACGTGCTCGCCGCCGAGGACGGCTGA